The Rosa rugosa chromosome 1, drRosRugo1.1, whole genome shotgun sequence genomic sequence CAAGTGCGAGCTTATTGTTAAGCCGTCGGCTAGTTGGTTTTTTAGATCCGACACTCTTGGCATGGTTAAGGATTATCTTAAATCATTAGGAGGAAAAAGCTTACTTTGGTGCTATGTAATTTGGTAAATTATAATAGGTTAATTTAGGTATCAAGTGTTTGTCTACGATATGTTAATGTATGAGTCCATAAAGTATGCTAATTTCATATGAACACTAATAGTGCCTCTATGTAGTGACTAGTTCAACATGGTCTCGAGTTAAGGGAGTTGGTCTACCGGCATTAATGTATCAATACGGTGATATATTGTAGACCTTTCCAGAAATACCAATTGTAATGAGACTGTTATTAGCATCTCCTTCTCACATGCCGGCCATTCGTAGTGCTCGATTGCGATGGGGCAGGGGGTAGGTTTGCTAGATTTGCTTTGTCAATCCTGTGACGATATTCGTCTTTGACACGATGAGCCTCCAGATTTCATTCAGAGGGTGATCGGCTAGAAGACCAATATTATGTTCTTCTTAACTGTCAACTAATATTGTAtactcaagaaaaaaaaaaaacaatgaagtTCTTTAATGGTTTATGATTAAAGAATGAAAACTGTCCTGCCTGTGAATCAAAATCGAACAGATTGAGAGGAGTTGATTGGGAGCAAAGCAAAAATGTTAAGGCAAGCATGACTGGCATAGGATCTTAGCTAGCAAATAGTCAACTAACCACTTCGTATTATATAATCACATATCAATAATTTGGGACATTATTAGAAAAAAGAGCTCAGCTGGCGGGTAACGTTGGTTTTGGTTGGCAAAGATCACATGTCTTCTGCGTGTATCATTCAAACACAGCAAGGAGATAAAGAAAGCAATAATATCACAACCAAAAGGTACTGTGGTTGAGCCAGAAAGAGGAAGGAGAATCTGTAACCACATTGGAAATATCCTACCTTTTCATTAATTGTGATCTTTTCAACTTTCCAAGTTTCCAGGATATCTTTCTATATAGGATTCCAAGGGTACAAAGTTCAAATTTGGAGTTTGAAGTCTTTATCTTCTTTGTGTATCAAGTAGTAGAGAGCATTATGGATGTTTCTATGAAGCGAAGAACGCTGCTTAAGGTCATCGTCCTCGGAGATAGTGGGTATGTCATACTTGTTATTCTACCTTATTCTgctcttcttttccttgctgTAATGGGGTTTTCTTTCTGTTCTTAGAATGAATATTTTACACATATTCGTTGATAAGATATATGAGCTGTGTttatttcttcttgttttgCGTGACTTTCAGGGTGGGAAAGACTTCTTTGATGAATCAGTATCCTTTTATTTACATTGCAACAAGCAAGATTCAGTAACTCATAGCAATGATCAGTCGTCTTTGATTTTGTAGTTCGATTATACTATTCGAGCTTTGATATCGATCTAATCAGTTTTTTATCTTTCATTTATCTATTCCCTTCATTCCCAATTATATCATTACTGTAATTTTCTGTGAGTGATCCACCTGGGAAATGTGACGTCCACTGCAATGTTTACGGCACTGTACATATTGTTCACCAAAACGACATCTATCAACAATGGTGACAAAACTATTAGCAAATATGCTAAAATATTTTGAAGGGTTGGTTCCATTAATGTAGATGGTTGAAGGTTAGGGAAGGGTCTTTGAATAGGTGTTAATGTGTTGTGGGGAAATGGGGATGTTTATATTGAAGCTGTCAGAGTAATGAGGCCTTCATTTGCTGTAGTAGTTCTCATTTTCAATCATAAAGTGTAGCTCAATTACCATTTAATTTTAAATCTGCAATTCTCATATCCACATTGTGCATTACTTATGAATTATGATAGATGCGGGATGCATGTGGCTTATTTTGTAAAGGGCTGTGTTGATAATATAGTTTGAAATTCCTGATCTACTGCATGTAGTCATGTCTTGAATTTAAGATCCCTGTTAATGATAAGCTTCTCGATAGACTTAACCGTGCAAGCACCCAACTGAAACCAATACTGGCTCCATTTTGAGTTATGTAAACTTATTCAAGTGTGATTTCAATATACTGCGATCAATCAGAATACAAAATTCTGTGCTGTGTGGCTGTGTGGATCATTAACTGAATGTTCAGATATGTATATAAGAAGTTCATTCGACAATATAAAGCTACAATCGGTGCTGATTTTGTCACAAAGGAACTTCATATTGATGACAAATTGGTGACTTTGCAAgtgagtaattaaatcatttacTAGAATATGTATTCTCTATATATACACCTGAAACATCAATTAATGTTAGCTCTGTTTGCCACATCTGTGCTTTTATATTTGACAGATTTGGGACACAGCAGGACAAGAAAGGTTTCAAAGTCTCGGGGCAGCATTTTATCGTGGAGCAGATTGTTGTGTTCTTGTTTATGATGTGAATGTTCTAAGATCATTTGAAACACTTCAGAACTGGCATGAAGAGTTTCTCAAACAGGTATGTTAAATTTTTCCTCTTCTGCGCTATCTAGCTTGTAAAGTTATCCTGATTATCTGAAGTTCCAATTATTGACATTATTTCATCATCGGTTAGCAGGTAGATCCAGCTGACACTGAGGCATTTCCATTTATACTAATCGGCAACAAAATTGATATAGATGGCGGAAACAGCAGAGCGGTATGGACATACATAAAAATGCATTCCTGACCATTTTAGGGGTTTATTCTGGGACTGGAATTTATAGCAGTACCCAAATTGTGCAGGTTTCTAAGAAGAGAGCCCAAGAATGGTGTGCTGCCAAGGGAAACATACCGTACTTTGAGACATCAGCAAAAGAGGATTATAACGTTGATGAAGCATTTCTCTGTGTAGCAAAAACAGGACTCACCCATGAACATGAACAAGACATGTGAGTACACTATAAATGATTTAATGACTATTAGTTTCTTATATATCTAGACAACAGAATGAAAAATTCATGAAACACTTAAACAAATTTGCTCCATATACCTCAGTATTTCATTCCACTCACAATTTTGCAGCAACTACCTTTGGTTTTATGACTTTTATCCTTCATTATTTGTAACCTTTGGTCTTTTTCTTTATCTGAATATATCGTTTGTAACCTTACCAGCTAATATAACAGTTTCCCATGCAGTTACTTCAAAGGTATATCAGAAACTGTTTCAGAAGCAGAGCAAAGAGGGGGCTGTGCATGCTAAGTGATTGTTGAGATCACGATCTTCACTAATTTTTAATCTGAAATTCTTATaatttttcattcttatgaGAGTGGAAGCTAGTGTGTTGCCTATCTCATGTGTATACTACTACCATTCACCATGTCCGAGTGTAATAAGTTGTCTACTTTTTATGTAATTAAGAAAGCTAGTGATCAAGTTTCCACGGTATTATGTACGAAATATACATAGAACATGTGACAGAaacatgtttcttttgtttgccTGAACTGTTTGTTAAATTACAGATCCAATTACAAAGACAGaatgatcgattttcattttctcAATCGAAAGTAAGGATATTAGAAGCTTAATACTTTAACCAGGCAACTAGCTAGTCTTCAAAAGTTCTCACAAAGTTGGTAAATTTTTGTGTCTTTGTGAATGCACAAATAGCAGCATCCAGTTCTTCAGGATCTTGACTCAATCGAAGGTTCAGGTGTGGACATCCTCATCGCAATAACCCCATGCTGCAATTTAGTCTTCTAAACCATCCATATATTATTAGGTTCCTGTTTGAGAATCGTCCATGCTAATGTTCAACCAGCAGGGTCTGATAACCTAAACTTCATGAACCTAAAACCAAGAAGATGATCGATAAAGGTGTGCAGTTTCTTCCTGGAAgatattttcaaaaaaacatTCTAATTGCTCCTAAAGTTCTCGATTCTGCTGTATGTGTCCTAAAAGTCAGACATGAACATAACCTACAGACTACAGTAGTGGCATGCAAATTTAAAAAAGAAGATATTCTAAGGATGATGAGTTTTTGGGTACAACTGATCAGTGAGGCAGTGAGGCTAATGTTGGAGTGTGTGATTCTAGTGTCCCTTTTCATGGAAAGAACAGTTCTACTATAGATCTCAACCAAGGATACTAGGGGGATTATCCTCTGCGATTTTGTATTGGCATTAAGGTAAGGTAAAATAAGAGAGTAGTAGAACCCATGTTGAGCTAAACTAATCCAAAACCTTGAGCATTTCTGAGTCGGGTACTCGGGTACAATATGAGTTATTTTCGCTCGCTACGGTGGGAGAACTTCAATTCTAAACTAGTGAAGATTTATGATCAGGTTTGCGACTCTATTAAAGTGAACAATTCAACAAAGCCATGCACTCAGTACCAACGTTTCACTCACACAATCAATCACTTTAATGTACTGCTTAGTAACAAATCCAAGCCCCAACAATACTATCGTATTTACTTCCGTATTTGATACGGTGTATGTAACTCAAATTATGCACCTGTCATTTGCAGAGTTGCAGGTGTTACAAACTCACACGTAAATaatacaaacaaaaagaaacccCGGAAAGTCTATCTGGACGGTCCGATCTGTAGTCTCGAACTCTTAGTCAAAGCAGCTATCAGATAATCCAACGGCTCGGATCTTACCCACCAGAATTGTCCCCACATAAAATGGCCTTAAAGGGCCACACAAAATACAAACCTTTACATTTTCATACGAAAATCaattgcagaaaaaaaaaaaaattaatggcgTTCTCTGCAATAACAACGCACTGCccctcctctcttcttcttccgccGGCGACGAACCCGTCGGCATCGTCTTCAGCTCGGAATTCAATTTCCTTCAGATTTTCATCCACAAGTCTCAGCCGTGGAAGAAGACCCATTTCAATTCGATCCGTTTCAACTTCGGGTAAGCTCGGCTCTGTTCTTGGCTTCTGTGCTCAGTTCGGTACAATTTGGTTCTGATTTGATATGGTTTGCTTGAATTGAAATATGTATGTGGAAAATTTTAGGTCTAGTGTAACAAAGATGTTAGCTTTTTCAATTAGAACAGTAAGTTCTTCATATAAATGCTTCATGAATTTAGTTTGGAATGCATTATGCAAAGTAATTATGAATTTCATATTTGTTTTGATATCGATTATTTGATTATGGGGTGGTGAATGCTAATCTGCATTTGTGTTTCAGCTGCGCCGAAATCCGAGGGCATTGCACCTGCGATTTCACTTACGGAGAATGCGTTGAAGCATTTCAATAAGATGAGAGCCGAACGTAATGAGGTTTTATGCTTGAGAATTGGTGTTAAACAGGGTGGATGCTCTGGCATGTCGTATACGATGGACTTCGAGAGCAAAGAAAATGCAAGGCCAGATGATTCCATCATGGAATATAATGGTTTTGAGATAGGTGAGCTTTCTTGTTTTCGTTCTCTTAGTCAAGGGAGGTTGGACTGTTTGTGACAGATAACTGATATGTGCTATTTGTTATAGTTAGAGTAGTGATTGCAGTTTCTACTTCAAGTTGTTAAAAACAGTTTTGATGGTTTTGTagatgattgattgattgtCCGTTCTAGTGAGGGTGCATGTTGATGAATTTTGATGTGTAGTGAACTGTGGTAGAATTTTTCTTGTCTTCTATAGGACagcaaattttcaaactttaAAAATTTTGTATTCAGAAGTTGCTGAGAACATGTCAACAATTGGACAATGTATCTCTGTTCCTAAACCAGCATTTCCTCAATTGAAATATGTTACAATGCAATTTTGCTGAGGAAGTCAGAAATTGAAGTTTTCTGAGACTGATCATGAGACAAATACTCTGTTTTCTATATCCAATTGTAGGATGACTTAAGCGGCTAGTGGACTTCATAATCATGTAGGGTATATAATTTTAAAATCATGTAGGGTATATAATTTTAACAtagaatgtttttattttaattttatttttctttatttgtcaTCTTTAGAAAACATTCATATTTCAGTGAGTTTGAGAATACCTCAGGGCATGAAAAGAACAGTGTACTTTTGGAGGGAAGGACAAAATATTTGAGAAGGTTTCTAATGTGAGGAGAAGTGGGAAACATATGACAAAGACAGGGAAACTAAAGGATTCATTGAAATGTAGAATGCAAAAATTCTTAAGGTGCTGCAAAGTTAAAGTATATTGACATTTTATTGAGTTAAACTGGGTGCTTAAGCAAAGAAAATGAGGGGgaggggagggagggaggaagaaATCCAGTAAGAGGCAGACTGTAGAACCAATGCAACTCCTTCAAACCTCCTTTACTGCTGTGCTGTGATAGTATCAGCTTGAGTACTGTATAATAAGGCCCTATTTGGGAAATGATTATGGTGGTTACTTCCAAAGGAGGATTCATTAGAGCATGCTGTCATTAAAAGTAAGTATTTGGGCTCAAACAACTGTGAGATGTGAATTTTGTTAGCATTGAAATGATGTTTCTCAATCGTATGAGGGAGGAACTTCACCCAACTATTTAGGTTGGCACTTGGCAGTGGGCAGTGGAGAGAGGGTGTGAATTCTGGGATGATCTTTTTTCAGGTGCTTTAGCTTGGGAGATAGGCTGTAGTCCTGTTTGTTTTATGTATAACAGTGAGCAGTTAGCTTCATATGTTGTTACTCATGCTTTATTCCTGGGTGAGATTTAAATAGGAAGATCATTGATCTACAGAATTTGAGATAAGGCAGAATTTGGGCATCACTTTGggattcaatatatatatatatatatatatatatagagagagagagagagagagagagaatttgagGTCCCTCTTTACTATTCCTGTTGATTGGAGGGCTGTAGTTCGCTAGACTCATTAGTTAGAGTATTTGAGATTGATTCTTGCTCTCATTTCGGAAAGCATTGATCTATGCCTGTTTTTCTGTATATTCTGTTAGCATTAATAATTTCACCCCCGTAATAATTGTTTGATACTACTTGTGGTTTTGTAAAAGAACAGACTTTGTTTCCTatagaacaaaaacaaaaattttcagCAGAAGATGTGAAGTATATATAATCTTATATGCCTTGTGTTGTGACTTCTGTAGTGTTGTGCAAGATTATGTGTGCAGATACCATACTTGCTGCACTTCTCACTATTCTGTGAAAATTCATGTCAAATAGTAACTGATTATATTTATACTGTTAGATTTGTTTGCAATAGATAACATGGTAACTCATATGCTTTGATTTCATCTCCCCAGCAACTTGTATGTTGAACTCCTATTATTTCTTGTTTTGCAGTTTGTGATCCAAAGAGTCTCCTCTTCTTGTATGGCATGCAATTGGACTACAGTGATGCTCTTATTGGTGGAGGCTTTTCTTTCAAGAACCCTAATGCCACACAAACATGTGGTTGCGGTAAATCTTTTGCCGCAGAGATGTAGGATTGTGTATATGGAAAACTTGAATAGAATAAATAGATGTACCATAAAGAAACTTCAAATGTGTGTCAAATTTCCATGGTAGTCCTGTATTACATATATCAGAAACCCTCTAAAATTACTAGTAGTAAAATTAATTGCATTACTGAATATCTGCCCCAGCTGTAGTATTTCTTTTGCGAGCAAATCTGTTAGTTAAATGATTATCATAATCATCATTGTTATTATTGCCATTTCAGTAGTACGATAACTCTCTCTTGTCAACCATGATGATAAAGAAATCCCAACCCATACCTCAGAAATGCAGATTCACCACACGCACATATTATTCGTGGTGGCTTCTGCAAATCGATAAGAGGATTGTGACCAAGGTTGTGGTCGCCATTGGGATGGTGGTTACGGTTTTAGTGATAAAAGTCTTTAGAATGCAGTCCCCTTACTGTTAGTGGTAACACAGTAACATTGTGAATTCAATCTAGAGTTGTATCATGTATGTTAAGAGAAATTCTATAATACTCCGGAGCATCAATGCTACCCCATACCGGCATATGAGGTGGGAACAAACAATCACCAAGTTACTCAACTTTCGCTCATTCAATATTTGTATAATTTCGATCAACCAAAGTAGAGATGAAACCAGAATGTTGAAAAAAATATCTCACAAATAACAAGGGGTTAAAAAAAAGGTTACTTTTatttggtcaaaaaaaaaaaaaaaattatgagttgaataTTTTGCGGGGTGAGAGAGTTAAACGACACCGTATAGGATCAGAGGGTCTCGGCATATAAGCTAAACGCAGTCGTCGTCTATTTCACTCTCTATAGTTTCTCTCAGGAGTCGGATAGAGGCCCCAAAGGAATCGAATCGGAACCCTAAAACTGAAACGCGAACAAGAAGAAGTAGAAGACGAAGACTGAGCTCCGATCATGGCCTTCTCTTCCCGTCTCGTATCCAAGTCCAGACAGGTCACTCCTCATTTCCGTTTCCTGCTCAATTTTTTTCGGTTTATTCGAAAATGCCTGAGAAAAACCATAACATTTTAGATTCCGAGCTCCTTTTTTCTTAATCAAAGAGCGTAGTTACGGTTATTGATGTGGGATTTGGTTAATGATCTGATTAAGAGATGGGAAATTTAGGGTTGTAGATAAATCAGAGGGAAGAaattgatgatttttttttttggttgatgtTACAGCTGTGTGGCAATGGAGTCGTTCTTCAACAGGAGCGTCTCATTCCGGTTCGTCACTTTGCCAAGGAAGCAAATCGCCCAGTGCTTAAGGGTGATGGTGAGTTGAAATGCCTGTTCTTTGGTTACAATGTATTCTCTATTCGTCACGTTTttctagatttagggtttcaattggTAATACTCTGAAATGCTGGCATTTTTTTGTGTGTATCCATTTATAAATTTctttacttttttgtttttttgttgtttttggttaTTGAATCATATGTGATGAAACCTTACTGAGATTTCTTACCTTTGTGTGGGGGTAAAGAGATGCTGAAGAACATCTTCCTGGATGTTAAAAAGAAGTTTGAGACGGCCCTTGGAATACTGCGCAAGGAGAAAATCACCATAGACCCCAAGGATCCAGCTGCAGTGTCTCAATATGCCAACGTCATGAAAACTATTAGAGAGAAGTTAGTTTCTCCTTTTTGTTGTTTTATGTAGTTGTGTTTATGTGTTTGCACCTGTGGTATAATTTGTATTTATTTGTCACAATAGTATAACACACAGATGCTTCTCTTATTGTTCTAAAATTTATTGTGAGTGATACTTTCTGTTGTATAGTTTATACAACATATGCTGCTACAGTTTATGGGGGAAGTCACTGGTAGGTATTGAAGTAGGGAATTGTTATGGTGAGGAGAGGGGGTTATGGAATACAGATTGATTGTCAAAAAAGAGGAGAGCTTTTAGTCTAGGTTCCTTTCCCTTTTCCATATTAGCAAAGAGCATTTATATACTGCATATTTTGTGGCTCAACTTTTAATTATCTGATATCATCAGGGCACTTTATTTATGTTGGGAGCAATTACTTATCTAAGTGAGATTGAAACTTTACTGCTTCCAGATTAGCTACAATGATTCCTGGTTCTATAATTCCTAACTGCATAGATTACTTTCCAAAATTTTCTAAGTTACTGTAAAAGTGTAGatatctcttttcttcttcttagtcATGTTATGCTTCTTTTTAACTTCTGTTGATATTATAGGACTTCAGAAAAGTAGGAAAGTTTACTATTGCTGTATCACATTAATGAAAGCTAAAACTATTCTGTTTTTGTGTGGTTGGACTTGGAATTCTACAAAAATTTCAGTGTTTTAATTATGTTGAAGTGGTCAGTAATGCATCATGTATCCTGTAGGGCGGATTTGTTCTCGGAATCCCAACGTATCCAACACACCATCAAAACCCGTACACAAGATATCCCAGATGCCAGAACTTATCTGTTGACATTGAAGGAAATTAGGATCAGGTATATGCTATTCTGTTTGTCAAATTGTTGGATCTCTTGCAATAGATATGATTAGTATGGGTTTTGTGTTCATACCCCAAGTTTTTTGCTGCTATATAGCCCACCCGGTCCTTAATCTAATACATCTTTCTGCCAAATAATTTCCTTAAACCATTGCACAATAATGTCTACAAAGTCTTGGATTAGTTTTAAATGTGATTCTCTGTTAAATCTTTGTGTAAGTTTTTGGTGCTCTTTATCAATGTGTACTCTTGATCTGAATTTGTAAACTTCTATTGGACTAATAGTAAATTTTCAGTCAGGGATTTTTATGTTCACACGTGTACATGTTgcgtcttctctctctctctctctctctctctctctctgtgacacaaacacacacacacacacacacacactcctATAACTACATTGGTTAACTGTTTATGTTCTTTTTGCAGGAGAGGTCTCACTGATGAACTCGGTGCAGAGGCTATGATGATGGATGCATTGGAGAAAGTTGAAAAGGAACTGAAGAAACCTCTTTTGAGGAATGATAAGAAAGGAATGGCTCTTCTCTTGGCAGAGTTTGACAAAGTAAACCAGAAGTAGGTGACATTTTCTTCTCTAAtttttatcaagtttgaaagaGTCGATGTTGTTAATCTGGTTTAAGTTCATCTCTGTTAGTTTACGCTCAACCGACAGTTCTAAACTAAAGTACTGTAAATCAGTAATGCATTGCCAAGTCCTGAAGATTGTATGAATTTGGGCTTGTATGTAGTTGCTTTGCTGAATGTTATCTGGTTGTGGCTCCATTTACCCATACTCTAAACCTAAGTTGCTTACATGAACTTTGGCATAATAGTAGCCAATGTAACGGGTAGTTGCATAGCTCACAGATACCAGACTACCGAGATAGAGAGCAGACCTAGATGGGGGCTTTTAGAGAATAAAGCAGCTTTTGGTTTTGATAATATTCATGAAATGACTGAGATCTGGTCTCTTTCTATTTTGTGGTTTCTAATGCATACTGCTGCACACACTTTTTCCATGTGCTCTtgatctcttttctctctctagtcTTGTGTAAAGTTTTGAGGTGCTTATACAGTGTAGTACTGGAGTGTCTTACTACATGAAGTGATAAATTGCACCACATATAAAACTTGCGTCTGAGATAAGTCTCCTCCACGTTGGTTTGATGGAGCTGGCGGTTCATTGTTAATTCTTGATAGATGAATGTCGCAGTGTAGTACTGGAGTTTCTTACCACATGAAGTGATTAATTTTGCATCTGGGATAGCTCCTCCATGTTGGTTGGATGGAGCTGGATGGTTCGTTTTTAATTCTTGAGAGATGAATTTCTATGGTTTGTGAAACAGACTGCCTAACTTCCAATATATCCGACTCTGAAGCTGATTTTGGTTTGCACCTTTTCATTCTGCATGCTCCACACCCACCAATCAAccatggaatatatatattttttttttacttttttcttttttctaattcTGCTTGTAGGACATGTGTAGTTCAGTTCTTGTGATGTTGTCAGTTGTTCAGTTCTTTGTGATGTTGTCAGTTGTTCGGCCGGTGTTTAACACTGATATTGGCTTGCCCTTATTAACTAAAATTTCTTACATAAAGGATTTAAAGTTAGTCTAACCTTTGCATTTTCAGGCTTGGAATTCGGAAGGAAGATTTACCAAAATATGAAGAACAACTAGAACTCAAGAAAGCTAAAGCACAACTGGAGGAACTTGAGAAGGAGGCTCTTGAGGCAATGGAAACTCAGGCAAAGCGGTAATTTATCCACGTCTTTTCCACCCCTCTTTTATCCACATGTTCGTAGCTCTAAAGCATTTAGGATGACGGGGGATATTAATAATTTCTATAATAATACTTGTTAGATCAGTCTCTTTGTTCAGGACAGTTTGGTGATTTCATGTTGAGGATGCTTGGTCATTCGGTAGATTGCTTGCATGCTAGCATAGCTTTCTTTTATAATTCGGTCTAATTTGGTAACTTAAAACTGAGCATGGGTAGATGGTGCAGATGGAAGTTGTTTTACTTTTGTATAAATTGGCAATTACTCGTTACTCCCTTTCTTAGGATTGAAGTTTTCTGATCTTTTCACTGTTTCTCAGGGAGGAATTCAAAGATGAGGCAATGGTTGATGTAAAGTCTTTGGACATCCGAAACTTCATCTAAGGATTCGATTGCTTTCTCTTGCTTGTTTTGAGGTCAACTCAATGTTGTTAAGATCTGGAGAACTGCCAACTATTTTGGGGTATGGGAAATTTGCCCTCCTGTTTAATAAGGCCCTATTGGTTTCGAATGCAGTTATCTTGGTTTATCAGATTATgtaattttctggttttattaCATTGCCAGGTGAGAACTGGAAATCTATTGTCACTTATTACATCTACAGAGTTTATTGCATTATATAAAAGCCGCTTTTGACTATTACTTTTTTCTGCACGCTTGTCTTACCCAAATTTGATTCGAGTGATTCACTCATACTTTTCCATTGGAGCTATAGAAATACAAGTAAAACAATGAGAAATTGCAAGATCACCCTAAACCCAAAGGATAACTACTCTCTAGAGCCGATCCCCGTGCAAACGCGATCCCTGGAACCTAAGTATGTTAAAGTTTCATAGTGGAACAAAGTTCATCGTCTGATTTTTATTGTAGGGTTATAAAGAGTTCTATAAATACTCAACCTTTTTGAGTCAAAAAGTAGACGCTTTTGTactgctctctctttctcttactcTTCATCTCTCTCCTTTCCATTCCTATTTCCTATTCCTTCGGCAATTGATATACACTTGGCAATTCGTCTGCCAATAGTCGTGCAAATCGTATTAGACATCTGTGAGACATCAAGGGGTATCTTGGAGTTGTAGACGACCGTAATAACTTGCACGTAGGGAAGACGTCTACGGCTTTAGGACCGCGAATGCCGTGCCTTTCTTGTACTTACAGGCTTGACTCTTCatatctctttttctttgtaTTATTTGTGTATATGATGTGCTCAATTGATTCTATTGATTTTCTTGCTTGATTAGATTTATTAAATATGAATATTTGATACCATAATTCAAACAATCTAAAG encodes the following:
- the LOC133724870 gene encoding ras-related protein Rab7-like isoform X1, giving the protein MDVSMKRRTLLKVIVLGDSGVGKTSLMNQYVYKKFIRQYKATIGADFVTKELHIDDKLVTLQIWDTAGQERFQSLGAAFYRGADCCVLVYDVNVLRSFETLQNWHEEFLKQQVDPADTEAFPFILIGNKIDIDGGNSRAVSKKRAQEWCAAKGNIPYFETSAKEDYNVDEAFLCVAKTGLTHEHEQDIFPCSYFKGISETVSEAEQRGGCAC
- the LOC133724870 gene encoding ras-related protein Rab7-like isoform X3; the protein is MDVSMKRRTLLKVIVLGDSGVGKTSLMNQYVYKKFIRQYKATIGADFVTKELHIDDKLVTLQIWDTAGQERFQSLGAAFYRGADCCVLVYDVNVLRSFETLQNWHEEFLKQQVDPADTEAFPFILIGNKIDIDGGNSRAVSKKRAQEWCAAKGNIPYFETSAKEDYNVDEAFLCVAKTGLTHEHEQDIYFKGISETVSEAEQRGGCAC
- the LOC133724870 gene encoding ras-related protein Rab7-like isoform X2, which translates into the protein MDVSMKRRTLLKVIVLGDSGVGKTSLMNQYVYKKFIRQYKATIGADFVTKELHIDDKLVTLQIWDTAGQERFQSLGAAFYRGADCCVLVYDVNVLRSFETLQNWHEEFLKQVDPADTEAFPFILIGNKIDIDGGNSRAVSKKRAQEWCAAKGNIPYFETSAKEDYNVDEAFLCVAKTGLTHEHEQDIFPCSYFKGISETVSEAEQRGGCAC
- the LOC133724870 gene encoding ras-related protein Rab7-like isoform X4 codes for the protein MDVSMKRRTLLKVIVLGDSGVGKTSLMNQYVYKKFIRQYKATIGADFVTKELHIDDKLVTLQIWDTAGQERFQSLGAAFYRGADCCVLVYDVNVLRSFETLQNWHEEFLKQVDPADTEAFPFILIGNKIDIDGGNSRAVSKKRAQEWCAAKGNIPYFETSAKEDYNVDEAFLCVAKTGLTHEHEQDIYFKGISETVSEAEQRGGCAC
- the LOC133724892 gene encoding iron-sulfur assembly protein IscA, chloroplastic, translated to MAFSAITTHCPSSLLLPPATNPSASSSARNSISFRFSSTSLSRGRRPISIRSVSTSAAPKSEGIAPAISLTENALKHFNKMRAERNEVLCLRIGVKQGGCSGMSYTMDFESKENARPDDSIMEYNGFEIVCDPKSLLFLYGMQLDYSDALIGGGFSFKNPNATQTCGCGKSFAAEM
- the LOC133724439 gene encoding probable ATP synthase 24 kDa subunit, mitochondrial; amino-acid sequence: MAFSSRLVSKSRQLCGNGVVLQQERLIPVRHFAKEANRPVLKGDEMLKNIFLDVKKKFETALGILRKEKITIDPKDPAAVSQYANVMKTIREKADLFSESQRIQHTIKTRTQDIPDARTYLLTLKEIRIRRGLTDELGAEAMMMDALEKVEKELKKPLLRNDKKGMALLLAEFDKVNQKLGIRKEDLPKYEEQLELKKAKAQLEELEKEALEAMETQAKREEFKDEAMVDVKSLDIRNFI